In Nitrosomonas ureae, the sequence GCGCACCACCAGGATGCGTGAAGAATACAATCGCCTGAAACGGGAAGGCAAGAATCAAACTTTTTTCGATGCAGTCAAGCAAAAGCCGGTCAGTTTTACGATTCACCTGGCACTTGCCTTGCTAGTTATTTATTTATCAATCAGACTGGTTCTCGACCTGGCGCCCTAGCAGAACAGTTATCAAGTTAACATATTCAGAGCGCTGAATACGGTATCATAATCACCTCAAACCTGCTTTATTCCGCAATATTTATCAAGGAGAAGAAACATGAGAAATACATTCAGAGCAATAGTCGCCGTTTTTGCATTCACCCCACTGTTCGTTCAAGCGGGCGGGGATCCCGAACACGTTAAATTTCCTGAAGACTATGCTAAGGTCTTCACACAATATGCCACGATAAACCGCGCGAATCAGACTCAAGTAGCCAAGCTATATGCCAATGAAACAGCAATTTCCAACTACAAGCAGGGAAAACCGGGCGGTTCTGGGGCTGTCGTGGTCATGGAAATCTATACACCAAAGGCAGATGCGGCAGGCAAACCAATTCCCGGTAGTGACGGTATCTTTGAAATCGATTCGATGGCTGCTATTGGCGTAATGGAAAACAGAAGCGATTGGGATACGGCTTTCCCCAAAGAAAATCGCTCCGGAGACTGGGGATTCGCACTTTACAATCCCGATGGCAGCGTGAAAAGTAACGAGCT encodes:
- a CDS encoding cytochrome P460 family protein, which codes for MRNTFRAIVAVFAFTPLFVQAGGDPEHVKFPEDYAKVFTQYATINRANQTQVAKLYANETAISNYKQGKPGGSGAVVVMEIYTPKADAAGKPIPGSDGIFEIDSMAAIGVMENRSDWDTAFPKENRSGDWGFALYNPDGSVKSNELTCAQCHNPLQAQDFLFTYQRLVDFVKK